From a single Aythya fuligula isolate bAytFul2 chromosome 16, bAytFul2.pri, whole genome shotgun sequence genomic region:
- the FNDC11 gene encoding fibronectin type III domain-containing protein 11, protein MSKRGFDELPARQMSSRDPAPSPRAGSSANQPLLSLLGFNPTIDLLISKTGVSGTGLLGAGQGKVDIPEIGQANFGIMNVNPNEFGTSLESTVRSQEEQDNAILNMYMERKSLVLQFLQSNLSPQLLEHHLNKVELLKKCYYYIEVMPSRIILRDQNHVLISTDVFQVIDPWRLQRMKKVARTQTEIQLVLLTDLLEQLQRGREELVCYIETSDVMTFLSKWDLVMQKLSDLSELMNKVLSLQVPGKLHAKHRLVSHADIKGTRIPNIKLFLTTKMPVVFDRKESVAYKNWALLKWFTENQESPLEQYELHFRLLKHGTQTELGQRGIVAISSNTCIVCDLLPDRSYEFTVRRAETYTLVYETWHDTITLTTVSTAEDSSTCDPELADRKGLLIFST, encoded by the exons GTCACTTCTGGGGTTCAACCCCACCATAGACCTCCTCATCTCAAAGACAGGCGT AAGTGGGACGGGACTCCTTGGGGCTGGTCAAGGTAAAGTGGACATCCCTGAGATTGGGCAAG CAAATTTTGGAATCATGAATGTGAATCCAAATGAATTTGGAACCAGTTTGGAAAGCACTGTGCGCAGCCAAGAGGAACAAGACAATGCTATCTTGAACATGTACATGGAGAGAAAAAGCCTTGTTCTACAATTCCTGCAATCTAACCTGAGCCCCCAGCTCCTTGAGCATCATCTCAATAAAGTTGAGCTTCTGAAGAAGTGTTACTACTATATTGAGGTTATGCCCTCACGCATAATCCTGAGAGACCAGAACCATGTATTGATTTCCACTGACGTCTTCCAAGTAATCGACCCCTGGAGACTGCAGAGGATGAAGAAGGTTGCAAGAACCCAGACTGAAATCCAGCTGGTACTTTTAACTGACCTGTTAGAACAGCTGCAACGAGGTCGGGAGGAGCTGGTCTGCTACATAGAGACAAGCGACGTGATGACTTTCCTCTCCAAGTGGGACTTGGTTATGCAGAAGCTGTCAGATCTCTCTGAGCTGATGAACAAAGTCCTTTCCCTGCAAGTCCCAGGAAAGCTCCATGCCAAGCACCGTTTGGTGTCACATGCAGACATCAAAGGTACCAGAATCCCAAACATTAAGCTTTTTCTCACTACAAAGATGCCAGTGGTGTTTGATCGAAAAGAATCGGTTGCTTACAAGAACTGGGCCCTTCTCAAATGGTTTACTGAAAATCAGGAGTCACCCCTTGAGCAGTATGAGCTGCATTTTAGGTTACTGAAGCATGGAACTCAGACGGAATTGGGACAAAGGGGGATTGTTGCCATCAGCTCCAACACATGTATCGTCTGTGATCTGCTGCCTGACAGATCATACGAATTCACAGTTAGAAGAGCAGAGACCTACACACTTGTCTATGAAACATGGCATGACACCATTACACTGACGACAGTGAGCACAGCTGAAGACAGCAGCACCTGTGATCCAGAACTAGCAGACAGAAAGGGTTTActcattttttccacttga